TGCCACCATGTGGCCAAGATGTTGGCTAGCCCCAGAACAGCGTCCCCTGGTGGACAACCCCGGTCCTTGAGAACCGGCATCCACGGGAgcaccccttcctccttccccctctgcccaCTCTGCAGGAGCAGGGCAGGCAAACCATGTGGGGGAAGTGGGGCCTTGGAGTGTTAAGTATAAGTGCTCCCTCCAAGCTGAACTCACAAGGCCTGGCCTATATTTGGTTTAGGACCTGCCCAACTGCCCCAGTATCTATCACCTTGAAGGAGtgccctcttttccctttttggcTCTCACATCCCTCTGAACACtactccaaaacaaaaacaaaaacgagaaCTAATGTCAGCCTTTTTCTCCAACCCAAAGAGATCATCTGAGTGGCAGCAGTCTCTAACTACAATATGACCATATCACTCTGCAGCTTTAAAACAAAttcaatggctccccactgccagacTTTTACCTGGAGTTCAAGAAACCTAGGCCTTGAAAACTCCTCCAGCTTCACTTAAACCAGTAATACCAGGCTCTTTACCAGGTCCTTCGCTTTGCACATGCTGGTTCCTCCACTAGGAACACCTTCCCTGTTTGGCCTGTTATTCCTTCCTTGATCCCCAGACAGATAAGCCCACACTCCAGGTGCCTACTGTCCTAGGTACACACACTCACCTAATTGTGACCACCCATTTCCACACCTACCCAGAATAGGTGCTAAACTGCAGAGGTGCTGAGAGTCCTACAAGAATCACAGTAGCCAACAGGAGTATCTAGGGGCTGACCACTGACCAGAGGAATGCCAATAGCAGCCATGGACTGCTGGCCTGGCATCACCCTGGCCCCAGAGGCAGTGATTTGGTGCACTGGCCAGGATCAAGGGGAGAAACAGCAGCAGGAACAGGCAGAAAAGAGACCCAGGGCACATGTGCAGGGCGAGCAGCACCGCCAAGCCTGTGGCTGTTCCCCACGCACCTTGGGGTCTAGGCAGGTGGTTTGCTGCCATATCCATTCTAATATGATCCAGGATAGGGCCAAGGGCAGGGGCTATCCCATTTCCTGGGACAGTAAGTAGAACCATTCCAGTGTACCCTATGCTACCcaccaaatatattttccaacaTGGATTGGTTTTAGTGGCAGAGTATCTTAGCCCAGCTCTCAGAGACTGCATAAGGGTGACTTACTCTACAGTCTGAAGACCACATTCAGTGGACACTTTTCTCCCATAAACATTTCCTAGGTCTTTTGCTCTCCTAGCCAATGAGATGGTTAAGCTGTGGCAGAACTGGGAAAGCCCCCCAGCAGCAAGATAGAGGCTTTCTGTACTGTGCCTTGGGCTCTGTCCAAAGAGGGTCTCAGGACAGAGTGGAGGGGTCTGGGCCTTCACTGCTGAGCCTCCTGAGATGTCCACAGTGACCCCTGTGGGCTGGAAAATGCCAGGGTGGCGGAAGAGGGCCCGGTGTGCCTAGCAGCATCTGCCCTTCCTAGGGCAGGGtccacccctgccccagaagTCAGCTGGCTCTTCCTGCAGGCCCTCCAGCTCACTCCTGGGGACGTTCTGAGGAATGCACTGGCCAAAAGCACAGATGCCGAGGTGAATAGCCCTTCATGAGGAAGACCAAGCTGGGATAATTTCCCCAGAGGTCTAGGGCTACATACACTGAGGCTGGTCTCTGAATTTTTCTGTGCTGAAAACCAGACCACCTCACCAAGGGATCTTACCCACCTGTACCAAGCCTCAGACTCTCCCTAGTTGGCTGTCCTTCTCTTACTCAGCCTTGTCACTGCTGACCTACAGCAGCCCTTTAAGCAGAGCCACAGCTCCCAGGGTATATGAGTGGTCCTTTGGGGCACAAAGCTGGGGGCCCCTCctaggagtgagagagaggggctgTGCCCTTCTAGGAGGCACCAGGGACTCAGACTGAGTATtggggtggggctgtggggggcAAGGCCAGTGGAATGCTAGAGAACGTTTTATGTATGGCAAGACTTTAGCTGAATGAAGAGACCCAGCCCAAGGTTCGATTCTAAGTGCTTGTGCTCCAGGACATGGGGAAACACAGGTAAGGACTAAGGAGGATCCAGTATCTGTAGGAGTGAGAATGCATGAGTGAAGGGACCAGTGACAAGGCCCAATGAGTGTCTTCTCCAGAGTACTTTAATGCACGCACCAACCCACAGTCCCTGCCTGCTTGCTGCCTGGGCAAGAGAGGCCAGCCCATGTGGAGGCTCCCATAGCTTCCGTTGCCCAGGGTGCCTAAGAGGGCTGAACCCACACACATTCCCATCAGTAGGTGAGGGGTGTGAGGATGAAGAGGCGATCTTCTTCTTTGCGGATCCAGCGCATCAGCTTATGGATGGCACTGACAGCAGATGCCTTGGTCCCCAGGGGGCTGTAGCACATGTAGAGCTCAAAGGCACCTGTCACCTGGAGGAGGGGGCACAGGGTAGTCATCGAGGTTAGACATCTCGTGTGGCCCCTGCCCGGGATCCCGATGAAGCTGAGCCCATCCCAGGGCTGCCTTACCCAGGCCAGGAGGTTCTCATTGGGGCCCGTGTAGTAGATGGTCTTGAGTGGGCGGGAGGCATTGTGGGCCCGGCTGTGCAGGTATTGGTAGAGGCCCAGTAGCCGCTCCTGCTCCTCTTCACTGGTGTACGGGGCCTCAATCTCAGGGCTGGAGATGGGGGAGTGGGTTGGCAAAGAAATAACTTTCATTGCCTTCTCTGGAGATCTAAAAACAACTCTTCCTAGCCAGGGAGATTCTGACATGTGTCTTACCCTCCAAATGTTTTCCCAGGACAGGGCATGGCCTCCCTACCACAGAAGACTCCCCAGGACAGGGCTGGCCCACCCAGAATGGAGCCCtgttcttcccccctcccccaagttcaTGGCATCTTTGGTGACTTCCCTTGGAGAGGCCAATCTGAGTTTAGGTGTCCGAAACAAAGTGACAGGTCTGAAGTGGAGGAAAAGTGATCTGGGAACCCAAGAAGGGGTTATGGGAGGACAGAAGATGCCACATCTGGCCACAGCCCCTCTGTTGGAGGAGGAATTCTGCATCCTAGATGGGACCAAAATGACCCCTAAGGCAGACCTGCTCCAGGGCAGGAGATCCAGGAGACCTCTGTTCCAACTTCCTTCCCTGGGTGTACTGGGCATTTCAAGGCTTTGTGGGTAACAAAGTAGAGAGGTACATGCCCATAGGGGGTGGAGTGATAGGGAGTCTGGGTCCCTGATGTCAGAGTAAAACAGACCCAACATGTCAGTCCATTCACAGACGGGTCATCAGCTCCAGGACTGCATCAGGGCTGAGGGCCAAccgcctcccctccctcacccctgtctCCCTCAAGTTGTGCTCCCAAGGTCCTCCCTCACCTGGTGAAGAGTCCCGAGCTCTTTGATTTATAGAGGAAGTGGCGCAGGTCCGGGATGCCCACTTGGGCAACACTGTAGTAGGGCGTGCGCAGTGCCTCTCGCAGCGCCAGGTGGGCTCCACGCTTCCGCAGGCGCTCCTGAAAGCGGCGGCGGCAGTCAGAGACTGCAAAGAAGTCCTCCCGGTCGGTGGAGACGAGCAACAAGCAGAGGTCGGTGTCAGGCTCCAGGTAAGAGATGTGTGCATGGAAGAAGCCGGCTGCATTAAATTTGGGTAGGCACACAGGCGTCCAGGCTTCTCCCTCACGGAAGGATGAAGAGGAACTTATGAGATTGAAGAGCAGGTGCAGGTCGATAGGGTGCAGGAATTGGTCCTTGCGGCGCACGAGCGCCACCAGCTGGTTGCGTGCCAGCAGGATGGAGAAGACAAGGCTGCGCGCTCGCGCCTGCTGCAGGCTGGCACTCACCGCGTCGCGCACGGCCGCAGCCAGGGGCAAGCAGCGCGCTGCCCCCATGAGGAAGCTGGGGTCTCGCGCCATGAGCTGCAGCAGGTTGTCGGTGATGCGCTCCGAGCCCGAGAGGAGGCGCCGCAGGTCGTAGTTCTGCTTCTGCTGGAAGATGTGGCTCAGCTGGGCACCGGTAAGAAGGCTCAGGATCTGGTAGTAGATGTAGAGCAGCTCCTGCGCCAGTTCCTGCGCCGATTGCCGCGTGCGCGCCACTGCCACCAACACCAGTGGGCTCCGGCGCACGAATACTACCTTGTAGCCATctgaaggtggagggaggggatgtCAGCTTCTCCAGGGAGCCCTCCGGGATTGGCCTTGCCCAGCTCCCTCGGAGCCCCAGCTTCCTACACAGCTTGTCGCTTTCTACatcctctccaccctccctcaGATCTCTGCACACAGTAGGGGCTTAAGGATGATGAAGATAAAAACAGCAGCCCACGGTTCCCTTTCCCTGAGGATTCCAGGCTGTCCCTGCCACTTGCTTCACAGAGTGGCACCAGCCAAAATGCAGTgagcaattgaaaaaaaaaaacattcttgtgTTAAATGTCAAGAGCTGGGTGGGGCTCAGGGCCTGGGACTTCTAGTTCTCTCCAAGGGCAAAGCCCATGTCAGAGCCACCTTTGGCCCTCACAATACCCCGTAAGGCAGTCATTGTTGCTGTGTTCAGATGACAATATTGAAGCCCAGTGAGGTGGAGGGGCTGCCCTTGGTCACACAGCACATCCCAGCCCTCTAGTCCCTCGGGGACTATGAATTAACCCTGGTCAGgggagccctccctgccccccttttCAGGTGGCTCACCTGCGTGGATAGAACGAATGGCGTTCTTGTCTGCCTCCAGGAAGGACACCAGGGCCACCATGACACCCATGGTGCTGGAAAGTGCCTCCTCTGACCCATAGCGGGAGTACACAGGCTTCCCCGCCTCGCTCAGCACAAAGACGTGCTTCTGGTGCAGTCGCCATGCCTCGGCAGCCTCCTCCTCATCCCCCTCGCCTGTGCCCTCCCTGGGGGGTTCTGTGGCTGGCCGCCCAGCTGCCCCTGAAGGCTCTGGCCAATCCTCAGAGCTTCCTGGCAGCATCTCCTCCTGCAGGTCTCGGGCCACACCCGTCAGTTGGGTGCTCAGCTCGCTGAAGTCCTGGCTGATCTGTCGCATGTCTGCAGGCAGTGGTGGAGGACCCCCAACACCCTCCTTGGGGCTGTCCCCAGAAGCTGCCCCATCCTCCGATTCAGTCAGGTCCTCATAGGAACGGGCATGGACGAACATGGCACCCTCCTGCCCAGCACCTGCCAGCCAAAAGCACTGGTGCTTAGAGCAATAGCCACTGGCAGACCACCTTACCAGCAAGATGCGTAATGTGGCACTCTAGCTTTACTGCAGAGACAAGCCACTGTTCTCTCCTGCTACTGCCTACTACAAGTTATGCCTCCCTGCGGCTTACAGCCCACCAGTTTCCTCCCATCACACTGGGAATAAAACCCAAACCCCTCATGGCTGCGGGAATGACTTGCTTCTACTTGCTTCTCTCAATCTCATCTCACAGCCCTTACCCATTCCAGTCACACTGACCTTCATCCACCTGCTCTTTGGACACCCTCAACATGCCCTCACCTACCTCAGGGCCTCTGTAcctactgttccctctgcctggaatgcactCCCACCTCTTCGCATGGTCAGCTCCTTGTCACACTTCAGCTCTCAGCAAAGACATAAGTTACCTCCTCACCTGACCTCTGAGCCTGGGCACTCTATCATATCTCTCTCTTTGATTTCTCTTGTGCCACTTGTCAGTTATTATCCTCCTCCCCAACTACAGTGGGGTTCCTCCTGAGGGGCAGCAAGGTGGTTGTTCACTGCTGTGTGCCGAGCACCTTGCCCTGTGCCTGGAATACATTTGTTCAGTGACTCTCTATCCCTGTGAGAAGTCTCCCTGACCCAGTTCAGGCCATAGTTCCTAACCCACTCCACTGTAATGACCCCACTAGCCTATGGCTCCCCTAAGGCAGGGGACATGTCAGTCTttctctactgattttttttttttcttttacagaataaTTCAACAGATGTATTTTGAGTCCCTATGATGAGTTTGGTACCGTACTAGGCATTTGGGATACAACCACTCTGTGCTCAAAGAGCTCACAATTTTGTGGACAAGAGATGGgcaatatatacataaacaaataaaattacaaaataactaCTGTCCTGTACAGAGCATGGTCAGAGCAGGCAGGCCTAACTCGTgcagaggtgacatttaagctgagagcTGAAGGAGGGAAAAGGAGTCAGGAAGGCGCAATGTAGACCCAGGGAACGGGAGGAGAACCCATGCTGGCAGCCAGACAGCACAGGGGTGAGTAGCCCAACATGAAGTGGAGAGGAAGGCTGGACACAGACCGAGCCCGTTTCCTGCggtatccccagcacctaacaAGTAGCCCACGAGTGACTGAACGAGTGCATGAATGAGTGGGAGTGAAAGACTTGGTGGGAATCCCAGTTGCCCTGGAGGCTGCTCTCGCTGTCAGCTGCCTGGAGCTGCACACCCTGCCCGTACCTGGCTCCATTCCCTGAGCCAGTCCTGGTGTGGGGCTCTCAGCTCTCTCCATACTCTGCCCATCAGAAGGAGCCAGGGTGCCATCGGGGCATTCGctgctcctcttcctctgcatGTCAGCAGCCATCCCTTGGGCTCTCCTGTGGGCAAACAAAGACATCATCGAGGGTAAAGAGGGAGCTGCTGTTGGCAGGGGTCACTGCTAGTACAGTAACAGTGGTTAGTTAGTACAGGAAAGCACCAGGACCCAGTTAGCTCAAACCTCTGGGAAATGGGTTCTGAGTATTCCCCTGTAAAAAATGAAgtatgttgttctttttctaagtagaaaaggaaaaattcattgTACCTATTCAttgtagaaaacttggaaaataaaaaaggataaagaaagaaatgtcaccATTTCCCCACCATTCAGGATCTTTCACTGTTcacattttggtgtatttctttccagtttttttttttttttttgaatgcacataaaatggaattttttttttttttaacaaactgaTAACAGCagctaacacttactgagcaccaaGGTAGTGCTAGGAAGTATAAGTGGACACAGTTATCTAAGCCTGATCACTACACTCTGTGGCAGGTGCTCCTGTCTCAGGCTGGCTCTACAGATAAAGGGACTGAGGCTGAAAGAGTAAATGCCTGCCCAATGTCACAACAGGGTGGAAGCTTTGGGAGCTGGCAATTGAAACAATCTGTATCCTGGTATCTTTCACTGCACATCCTACCACAAACACTTCCTCATTCAAAACTGAATTGACCAATAGTTCTTTCTGAATACTTAGGCATTTGCAAAGAAAGAGCAAACAAGCTTGTCTTTAGGCTTGCTTTTTTCTGAGTACACTTTTGTACTTTCTGAATTTGGCACCAGGGCTTGCCTTACAACTATACAGCTGTACAACTATAGACATAAAAGTTCTCAGTGCCCATCTGAATGCCAGGACAGACTCAGTTTCATCTCCCAGTCCTTCTGCAGCCTCAGAGCCAGGTGGAGGTGGCGATGAGTGGATGGCAAGGATAACAAAGTTGGATGGCTCACCTGGAGTCACCCCTAAGGGCCTCTGAATGGCAGGCTGAAGGAGCCTTCATTTGGCAAGCAAAATACATTCATAGGGGAGGGGTTCCATTGAGGCACTGATCCTTTCATGAAGAGAAATCTGGGTAGACAGGCGAGAAGGACTGCAAAGACTAGTCAGAGACTCATGAAGAGGCCATGCGGGCAGGCCAGGGGCCTGGGAGGGACTGGTGTTAGTGTGAGCAAAGTAGACACTGTCCCTGCCCTTCTAGGACAGAGTCATAGGAAATAACTGAGGCCTTGTTTCTCAGTAGCTCCAcaaccttgggcaaatgactctTCCCCGAGCCTAGCATgaagtaggtgctcaaaaatgtTCATGAAGAGTGACCTCAAAGAGAGAGCATCCCCATCACTCTCATTTGTGTGGTCCCAGGTTGTCCATGTCCAAGAACACCCTCTCAGACTCCTTATCCTCATCCCACCAGAGCTCCTACCAGGCAGCTCCTGTATGCACCCAAAGAACTGACTTTCAagctctttttattgtttttttgtttttgtttttgttttttggtcatcTTTGTTCTAAGCTATGGAATCCTTTTTCAAATGCATCTTTTGCAGAAGTTCAACGGGCAAAACAGACAGGGAAGCCTGGTAGCCACTCGTGCACTGAACCTGGAGCATCACAGAACAAGTGAAGGTTGGGCACCATTGGCCAACAGCGTCACCCCACTTAGAGTAGGACCAAAAAAAGATCATCTGGGAGAACATCGACCTCTGGGGATTTTCTAGGCCACTAATCCCATCCATTAGGACCGTCAAGAGTGATGGATCCTAGCATGAGTCAGAGCCCAGAGGACCAAGGCATGGGCCACCTTGTCTGACAGAGGGCCAGAGTAACTAAAAGGCTACTTGCCCTCAACAGCTAGGTTGTTCAGAAAGGTCCgctcagagacagagactgagaccaAGAGGAGTAATCCCAGACAGGCCAAAACAAGCACTGTAACACCATAGAGGCTGGGGCAGTGGGTGCTACAGTAACTAGGGCATGCCTAGGTCTTCAGCAGGAAGACACAGGCTACATGAGAACCTCATAGAGCATTATTTCACAAGCTAACCTGAAAGTGAGAGTGGGGTCTGCACTGCTATGTGAAGATGGAGTGACTCCAGAGAGATGAGTCTGtgtccaggcagagagaaagctgCTACTGACAGTCCCAGGGTTGTGGCCAAGGTTTCTGGACGTGGCTCCCTGGACGGAGACCTGGATTGCTATGTGTTTCTTTCCGGGAAGTAGGTCCAGAACCATTGCTTCAAATTACTATATTTCTATGGAGACTCACTTTCCTGCTCCCTTAGTCAATAAATTCACACCTCTCTTCTCAAACTTCCATCACTTCCTTCTCCCACGCTCACTCAGCATGATCCATGATCTCACCGAGGAAACAGAAGTCAGCAAAAGAGAACTTCCAAGATTCCCACCACCACCTCGCTCACCTGCCAGGCTCTGCTTTCCTTCTTCTCACTGAAGATGAGCTGTCCTTGCTCCACTGGGAGCAAACGCCCCCACTGCAGTCCCTTTCACCCGCACAAGCACAAGCACAAGCACATGGCTTCAGcagctgtccctctctctcccagatCATTggtttccccttctcccccatccAGCACCAATATGCTGATgcttcctccattttcaaaacaccttccggggcacctgggtggctcagtcggttaagcgtctgacttcggctcaggtcctgatctcacagtcagtgagtttgagtcccacatcgggctctgtgctgacagctcagagcctggagcctgctttggattctgtgtctccctctctctcagctcctcccccactcacgctctgtctctctctctctctctcaaagatgaataaatgttaaaaaaaaaaaattaaaaaaaacaccacctTACTTTGGGTGTGTTCACTCGTTATAATTCACTGAGCTGTACTTATGATTTGTGAActtcatgtttgttttatttcaattaaagagttaaaacaaccccccacccccttaacTCTACATTCCCCTCTAGGTTCCACCCCATTTTTTTGCTGCCCTTTATAAAACAGACCTCAAAACAGTAAATAATACTTGGAATATAATTAGTAGGCTAGGctatgctgtgtaacaaatgaatGTCAAAATGGTAGAGGCTTCACACATAAAGGCTTATTTTTTGCTTACACAAAATTTACCTTGGATCTGGTAGTAATTCAGCTCTCTTCCAAGCATTGATTCAGGAATCCAGGTTACTAGCATCCCATAGCTCTGCCATCTGGAATACATGCCTTTTCCACATCACTGGGCAGTGGAAGACAGGGCTGGAAGGTCATGTACCAGCTCTTAAATACTTCAAAGCCCAGATTGGCCAGAAGTAGTCACATGGCCAGAGGGACTGGGAAGTGTGGGGAGCTCACAGGTATCTGGTAATCAAGAAATACATCTGCCGCAGCCTCTCCACTTCActcacttgggtttttttttaagattttatttttaggtaagctctacacccaatgtagagctcgaactcacaactccaaaatcaagagatgcatgctctactgactgagccagcaaggtgcccctTTCCCATTCATTCTTGAAGCCACTCCAACTAGACTTGCGCCTCCATCATTCCAGCAACACTGCTCTCATCAAGGTTGTTAGTTGACCTCAGGATCCTCACCTCACTCAGTAGCAGTAATGGATACACACTTGGTGATTTCCTCTCTTAAAACACTTTTTCTTCTTGGCTTCTGGTACACCACTCTCCTTTCTTGGTTCTCCTCCTACCTCATAGACCATGCCTGCTAAGTCCTTTATGCAGTTCCTCTTACAGTTAGGGGACCCAGATTTCAGCCCTTGgatctcttttctgtcttcattcAAACCACTGGTGATCTCATTCAgtctcatgtttttgtttttgtttttgtttttaattttttaatgtttatttttagaggggaaaagatgcagagagacagagagacagagagagtgagaatcccaagcaggctccacactaccagtgcagagcccaatgtggggctcaaactcatgactgtgagattacgacttgagccaatatcaagagttggatgcttaaccgactaagccacccaggtgcccccagtctcAACTCCATTGATACATTAGTGATTAGTGATACATTGTGATTCCAACTTTTATTTCTAGCCTCAATGTCTCTTCTGACTTCTAGAGTCACACACATTTAACTGTCTACTTCATGTCTTACAGTATCTCAAAGTTCTATGTCCAAAACTGAGTTCCTGATTGTCCTCTTAAAAACGTATTCCTCCCAGAGTTTTCTCCATCTCAGTGAAAGACAATGATTTTCAGCAAATCTTGGAGTCATCTCTTTTCCTCACACCCCATATATCGAACCACTAGCAAATCCTGTCACCTGTACTTCTGAATACCCAGCAAAATGTCTCTCTAGTTAATATTTTCCCTATAGAATTCCTCTTGGTTTTTAATACCCAACTGTGGTAGCCAGCCTTCAAGCCAGTCCCCAATGATCCTCAACTTATGTATATGCCTTTGTGTACTCCCCCTCCCACACTGAGCAGTTATGTAACCAATAGGATAACGTGAAAATGACAACatgtgatttctgaggctaggtcataaaagataCTGTGGCTTCTGCCTTGCCGTCTTGGATCACCCTAGTTGGAGCCATCAGCCATGTTGTGAGGACACTCGAGCAGCTGTCTACAGAGAGAACCTCAGCAAACTTTGAGACATGCAAATAGCCAGTACCAAATGTGCCAGTCATGTGAGTAATCTTCTAGCCCctgtcaagccttcagatgacttcAACCTCACAAGAGAAACTGAGCCTGGACCATCCAGCTAAACTGCTCCCAGATTTCTCCCAAATGCCAAAGGAACtgcatgagataataaatatttattgttgttttaagctgctaagttttggagtaatttgttacactgcaataaataactaatacaACAAACTTGTATTGTTTTGGCCTATGTTTATATAGAAAAATGCTATTTACTTCATCAAAACTTGATCTATATTTTAAACAAGTGATGTACATTTAAGTCCTCAAATTACATTCCAAGTTGGATAGAACATCACTCACTAAGTGGCAACAAAACGGGCTTACTTGCATCATGGCTGTTGAAGGTACTGAAAGAGGCCATGATACTGCATCAAAGCAGCAAACTCTGGTGGTCAGGAGGGTATGTTTTTCAGCATTTTGTATCCTAACGCTATAACCTACTGGGCATGTATTAGGTatatattttcctgtgttttagtACCATTTTAGAAAATTGGGGGTTTGTGGTCGATGAGGGAAGCATTatactttttcccatttaaaataatggtggggggaggcgcctgggtggctcagttggttgggtgtccgacttcagcttagatcatgatctcatggtttgtgggtttaggccctgcgtcaggctctgtgctgacaactcggagcctggagccggcttcagattctgtgtctccctctctctctctgcccctccccctgctcacacactctctctctctctctctctctcaaaaataaaaacattttaaaaaattttaaatagtggaaagaggggcacctgggtggcttagtcagttaatgCCCGACTCTttgtttcaactcaggtcatgcatgatctcatggtttcgtgtgtttgagccccatgtcagggtctgtgctggcagaattctctctctccctttctttgccccttccccactcatgttctctctctctcaaaattaaataaataaataaatagataataaaaagatATGTGAAATAATGGGAAACAGATACTCAGTTAGTGATTCCAGATAATGTCCAACTTTTGTGGAACAGATTACTAATGTTAAATGGGAAAAGCCcatatccagaatctgaccactgctcatcaccaccaccaccaccactaccacatTGGTCCAGGCCACCATTACCTCTCTAGGGGAGTGATGCACCAGCCTTTTAACCAGTCTCCCCACATCTACCTTTGTCCTTGCGCAATATATCCCTCCCACAGGACTCAAAGAGATCCTCTTGAAAAAGGAAGTCAGGCCGTGTAATTCCCCTGCTCAAAACTCTATAATGGTTCTCACTCATTCAGTGAGACAGCCAATTTCCTCAGAACAGCACACAAAGCCCCACTCTaccccttccttttatttctttgacttgatctccttccctttcccctgctccctTCACCTCAGCCCAGCCACACTGACCTCATGGCTTTCCTTTAGGATAATATAAATGTGAATCCTAAGTACTTCTGCATTTCAGAATTTTGCCCTTGCTGAACTTTCTGCACAGACCACGTCTCTCTGCTTTTCACTTTGTCCCTCATTCACCTATTCCACTGATGGGGCTAGATATTGACATGACCTACTCTCTCACTTCCTTCCGGTTACTGCTCAAGTGTTACCTATCAGAGAGGCCTTCCTACAATATCCCTGATCTTCCCTGTCTtgccctgcttcatttttctatGAAGCATTTCAAGTTTCAGTATGTCAGCTCCACATGCAGGAGGAGTTTAATCAACATCTGCCAGATAAATAACTTTGGAAGGGAAAAGGTGAAAGATCCTCAAAGAATATCCAGTTATAATGCAGTCTCTGGAGACCCCTGCCTGTGGAGAAGACTTGTTTTTGGTAGTAGTCAAGTGTTCAAGAACAATGGTCCTAGAATCAGAGGGACTTGGATGGACCTGGTTTGGTTCCAtaagtcttagttttctcatctataaagtggggataatgataATACCAATTCACTGGGTtgtggaaggattaaatgagatgttcATGTAATTTGTTtaccctggcacacagtaagcacttgcA
This sequence is a window from Prionailurus bengalensis isolate Pbe53 chromosome A2, Fcat_Pben_1.1_paternal_pri, whole genome shotgun sequence. Protein-coding genes within it:
- the MON1A gene encoding vacuolar fusion protein MON1 homolog A isoform X1, whose product is MAADMQRKRSSECPDGTLAPSDGQSMERAESPTPGLAQGMEPGAGQEGAMFVHARSYEDLTESEDGAASGDSPKEGVGGPPPLPADMRQISQDFSELSTQLTGVARDLQEEMLPGSSEDWPEPSGAAGRPATEPPREGTGEGDEEEAAEAWRLHQKHVFVLSEAGKPVYSRYGSEEALSSTMGVMVALVSFLEADKNAIRSIHADGYKVVFVRRSPLVLVAVARTRQSAQELAQELLYIYYQILSLLTGAQLSHIFQQKQNYDLRRLLSGSERITDNLLQLMARDPSFLMGAARCLPLAAAVRDAVSASLQQARARSLVFSILLARNQLVALVRRKDQFLHPIDLHLLFNLISSSSSFREGEAWTPVCLPKFNAAGFFHAHISYLEPDTDLCLLLVSTDREDFFAVSDCRRRFQERLRKRGAHLALREALRTPYYSVAQVGIPDLRHFLYKSKSSGLFTSPEIEAPYTSEEEQERLLGLYQYLHSRAHNASRPLKTIYYTGPNENLLAWVTGAFELYMCYSPLGTKASAVSAIHKLMRWIRKEEDRLFILTPLTY
- the MON1A gene encoding vacuolar fusion protein MON1 homolog A isoform X2, whose product is MAADMQRKRSSECPDGTLAPSDGQSMERAESPTPGLAQGMEPDGYKVVFVRRSPLVLVAVARTRQSAQELAQELLYIYYQILSLLTGAQLSHIFQQKQNYDLRRLLSGSERITDNLLQLMARDPSFLMGAARCLPLAAAVRDAVSASLQQARARSLVFSILLARNQLVALVRRKDQFLHPIDLHLLFNLISSSSSFREGEAWTPVCLPKFNAAGFFHAHISYLEPDTDLCLLLVSTDREDFFAVSDCRRRFQERLRKRGAHLALREALRTPYYSVAQVGIPDLRHFLYKSKSSGLFTSPEIEAPYTSEEEQERLLGLYQYLHSRAHNASRPLKTIYYTGPNENLLAWVTGAFELYMCYSPLGTKASAVSAIHKLMRWIRKEEDRLFILTPLTY